The sequence GTAATCCTAACAAATCATAGCCTGCATGAATGACACGATCCAAACCAGGTTCTGTTAATCCAAGGTCCGTCAAAAATGCTTGTTTATCCTCTTCTTCCAACTCCACTATTTCGGCTTCTAGTGCGGCGCAAACAGCAACCACTGAAGAATTTTCTTGGGCAGCAAAATCCATTACCTTATCCAGGTAGGGATTGTTGGTGAAACCGCTTTCATCCACATTCGCAATATAAAGCGTGGGTTTTACTGTCAATAAATGGAGGGGTTGCAACAAGATTTTTTCTTGGTCGGTAAGATTGAGGCTGCGTACAGGGTTTCCTTCATTAAGGCAGGCCTGAACTTTATCTAAAAGCGCTTTTTCAGCCATAGCGGCTTTATCGCCCGTCCTCGCTTGTTTCGATACTTTGAGTAGATTTTTATCAACCGTTTCTAGATCTGCAAGCGCTAATTCTGTATTAATCGTTTGGATATCTGAAAGGGGGTCAATCGTATCGGAGACATGTATCACATCAGGGTTATGAAAGCAGCGTACTACATGTGCGATGGCATGGGTTTCTCGAATATTAGCCAAAAATTTGTTGCCTAAACCTTCTCCCTGAGAAGCGCCTTTTACTAACCCTGCAATATCCACAAATGTCATTGTGGTGGGGATGATTTGCTGGGGCTTAACAATGTCAG comes from Gammaproteobacteria bacterium and encodes:
- the ychF gene encoding redox-regulated ATPase YchF, translated to MGFRCGIVGLPNVGKSTLFNALTKAGIEAANYPFCTIEPNIGIVGVPDKRMEKLADIVKPQQIIPTTMTFVDIAGLVKGASQGEGLGNKFLANIRETHAIAHVVRCFHNPDVIHVSDTIDPLSDIQTINTELALADLETVDKNLLKVSKQARTGDKAAMAEKALLDKVQACLNEGNPVRSLNLTDQEKILLQPLHLLTVKPTLYIANVDESGFTNNPYLDKVMDFAAQENSSVVAVCAALEAEIVELEEEDKQAFLTDLGLTEPGLDRVIHAGYDLLGLQTYFTAGVKEVRAWTIPIGATAPQAAGVIHSDFEKGFIRAEVIAFSDFLQYSGEQGSKNAGKLRLEGKEYIVKDGDVMHFRFNV